The Pantoea trifolii nucleotide sequence TAATGCTTTTGATTGTCGCGTAGATACTGCTCGGTAGACTCTATTTTTGCAATGCCAGCTTCGAGAAGTGAGATAAACTGTCTGGCAACATCAGTTGTCAGCCAGTAGGTCGGGCCCACGTCAGCTTCTTCTTCTTTCTGCCCCTGCGAGGAGAGCGAGTGC carries:
- the bssS gene encoding biofilm formation regulator BssS — protein: MDRNKDVIQTHPLVGWDISTVDSYDAMMIRLHSLSSQGQKEEEADVGPTYWLTTDVARQFISLLEAGIAKIESTEQYLRDNQKH